AATAACGCCAGGATTTAACGGCGTAGTGACAAAATAGTTTAGGTCAGGAGATTTGTAAAAATTAGCAACTAGATTTGTTAGGCTTGAAAACAGTTGAAAGGTGAATAGTATTGCAAAGCTAATAATGAAAATTAGAGCTAATATAACCTGTATTTCTTGCTGAGGAACATTTTGCAAATCATAAAAAAACCTTGCATTTAAGAAACGAACTACTAGTACAAAAAAAGTAATTATAGCTAGGAAAAATGCTATAGATGTGGCAGCTTGTTTTTTATTACCAAAAAATCTATTTACAAACATAATCCACTGCATTTTATATAATAATAGTAAGTTATTCATATATTTTTATTCACCTACTTTTTTTCCAGCTTCTTGTTGGGTTATATTAACGAAAACTTCTTCTAAAGTTGCTTTTGTTTTCGCTTTTTGTTGAAGTTCTTCTAAGGTCCCGATTGCCACTAATTTTCCCTTTGAAATAACAGCTATCCTATCACAAATCTGCTCTGCTATTTCCATTATATGGGTAGTTAAAAGAACGGCTGTATTTTCTTTATAGGCCATATGTTTTATTATGTCTTTTGCCTTTTTTGCGCTAACCGCATCCAGCCCTAAAGTTGGTTCATCTAAAAGTAGAATATTAGGATTATGAATTATTCCTGCTATAAGTGCTATCTTTCTTCTCATACCTCTGGAGTAAGTCTCTATAAGTTCATCAGCTTTTTCCTCTAGCTCAAAATCAAGTAACATTTTTTCTATTCTTTGCTGCCTTTGCTTTGGAGATAAATTATAAACTTCTCCGACAAACTCCAAAAACTGCCTTCCGGTAAGTTTTTCATATAAAAAAGGGTCATCAGGAACATAACCTAGCTGCCTTTTTGCTTCAGTAGGCTCTTTTATTATGTCGTAATCACAGAGAGTAACGCTGCCTTGAGTGGGAATTAACATGCCGCTGCACACTTTTATAGTAGTCGTCTTACCTGCACCATTGGGTCCTAAAAACCCCAATATTTCGCCAGATTTAATTTCAAAATCTATTCCGTCAACAGCTACTATGCTTCCATAGCTTTTATGTAAATTTGATACTTTTAACATTTCTAACCTCCTAAGCAAAATATTTTAGATAATTACAAAAACATACTCCATATAACAGTCTTTTTATAAATACATTCTCCGAACCCTAGTGTCATTTTAGATACCAAGGTTCATTTCTAGGTGACATATTAATCAGGAGTTTATAATCTGAACATTTTGCAATTGCCTATAATTATTTTATCACTATCTATCAACTATGTTAACAATTTTTTGAAATCTACTACTTGTTTACTCTAAGCATAGCTATGACAAAGTCCTAACCTTTTAGATTCAGTAACTTTAATTAAAGCTAATCATATTATAACTGAGGCATTGTAAAACAATAAGCTTTGAGAAAGGGGGATTTAAATGTCTTATACAATTTCAGCTACTAACCAAAACAATCAAGTTGGTGCAGGTAATGTATCGTTAATTGTCACTGAAGAAAATATTTTTGATGTTCTTGATATGGTTCCAGGACAGGAAGAAACTGGCCAGATTACTGTGACAAATGATGGTGAAGTTAATGTTAATTATTTTATTTTTGCTGATTGGAAGCCTGCTAACGAAGAAACTTCTACAGTACAGGCCCAAATTCTAGCTGATCGGTTGCAAGTAAGGATTGAAGATGATGAGCAAAACGAGCTTTATGACGGTTCATTATCTGGACTATCCGAAGTTGAAGGAACCGAAGCACTTGGTTTAGAAGACCCCGACGACTCTGATGAATTAACTTTTACTATAACTTTGCCCGAGGATGTAGGAAATGTTGTGCAGAATATAAACATAACAGTAGATCTAGTATTTGTTGGTGAAGCTGTAGAGGAAGAAAACGACTAAAATATAAAAAAACAGCGGGAGCATATCCGCTGTTTTTCCTTTACTTAAGTAGCTTACCTGCCTGTTCATCTACCAGAAGAATCAAATCTTGGTGGGTTTGCAACAATGATGCTGGTACCTTTGTTGTTACATGTCCTGAAGTCATTTGTGCTATTGCTTCTGCCTTATTCTCACCCGATGCTAATAAAAGTATTTTTTTTGCTTTCATAATTGTAGCAATTCCAATCGATATAGCTTGTTTTGGGACTTGACAGCTTGATTCAAAAAAGCGGCTATTAGCTTCTATTGTCTGAGATCTTAAGTCCACTAGATTAGTTAAGACATTAAGGCTATCGTCAGGCTCATTAAAACCTATATGGCCATTTTCTCCAATTCCTAACACTTGAAAGTCTATTCCACCACATTTTGATATTTTATCTTCATAGGTGTAACATTCTGTTACAACATTCTTTGCGTTTCCTTTGGGAAGATGACATTTAAAAGGTGGTATATTTATATGGTCAAAAAAGTTGTTTTTCATATAAGAGTTGTAGCTTTGAGGATGGTCAGGTGATAGCCCGTAGTATTCATCTAAGTTAAATGTGGTTACTTTAGAAAAGTCAACTTCATTTCTTTTATACATTTCAATTAAGTTTTTATACATTCCTAAAGGGGTGCTTCCAGTAGCTAAACCTAGAACTGAGTCAGGTTTTAATAATATCTGGCTGGCTACGAGCAACGATGCCTTTTTTGACAAAGATTCATAATCTTTTTCTATAATTATTCGCATAAAAGAACCTCCTCCCTTTTGTTTATTAAAAGGTAAAACTTTATAAAGTCCTATGGCTAATCCTGCCCAGTTTGTCGTGCCCAATTGGGTTTGCTGCATACTAGCTAATTTCTAAAGGGTAGCCTTACAACACTATTAGACGTATTACCTTTTTTAGAACTTAATTGTAAAGCTTGTACAAAGAATCTAGCTAGTCTTATATTAGTTTTTTTATCCTTCCTTCCAGTTCTTTCAGCGTAAAAGGCTTTATAATATAATCGTCTATTCCCATTTTTAACCCCTTGATAATTTCAGCTTTATCTTTGGTTTCACCTAAAAGCAACGATTTTGTTTCTTTGTCAGAAAGCTCTTGGTATACATTAGATTGTTCGATATCAGAAAAACCTATATCTACTATTGCTATATCAATTTTATAGTTTTTCAAAAGATGGGATGCTTGACATACATTATCAGCATGATTAACAGACAACTTTAGGTTCTTTAAACGATTTTCTAATAATTTTTCCAAAATAGGATCTTTTAATACTAGCAAGGCACTTTTCTTTTTATGGGAAGCTATTGTTTCGGTATATAAAGAGATGTTATTTTTAGAGCTATTTTTCACAGTATAGAGAGCTTTGTCCGCGTCATTTATAACATCTTCAAGTGCATGGTTTTCACCATTCTTTTCTGATATGCCACAACTAAATTTAACTTCTATAGATATATTCTCTTCTTCCTCACATTGTATTTTGTTCTGAGATACTACATCTTTTATTTTTTTTATTATTTTATAGGCGTTTTCTTTAGATGTATTTGGAAAAGCCAATACAAATTCATCTCCGCCAAATCTAAACAACTTATCTTCAGATCTTATATTTTCACTAATTAACTGACAAAATTTAGTCAGTACTTTATCACCAGTTAGGTGTCCATATGTATCATTAATTGTTTTAAAATCATCTAAGTCAATAAATGCAAGAGAAAAAGCATTTAGTTCTTTAGAAAACATATTAAAATATCTTTTGGTATATGCACCAGTAAGGGCATCAGTATTCACATCTTTCTGATGATGCTCTTTCTTTTTCAAAATTTGCTCTGTTCTAGCCTTAAGTTCTATATCCTTAATTGGTTTTATCAAAAGATCTTCCACACCTTTTTGTAAGGCGATAACTTTTTTCTCTAAATTTTCCTCCTTGGACATTAATATTATTGATGTATATGGAGAGTTTTTTTCAATTTCATCTACCAGCTCTAAGTTATTATTTCCTCGTATTTCTGTTTCAGCTATGACAATATCTATGTTTTGGTTGTTAATTACATCTAAAGCTTTTTCCGTTGTAGAAGCTATGTTAACTTTATATCCTTCTTGGTTAAATAAAGTATCTAAGGTATCCAAAGTTACTACATCTTTATCTAAAATAAGAATATTTCCTGTATATGTAAACCTAGTGTACTCTTGGTTTAAGCTATTTTTTTCTTTTTCCAGTAAATCATTTATTTTTGTATAAAGTTTTGCCATTCCCAAAAGGAGTAAAGAATAGGAGTAGTGCTTTTCACTCCAAGAGCATTTATCCGCCTTTAACCATTTTTTACAGCTATGTGCCAGCTGAGTTAACTCATTGAGCTGTAGTTTTTCACTTTCAATAGAAAGAATGTCAAAAAAATTTTCTAGTTTTTTTCTTGACTTAGGCGTTTGATTTACTCTATACTCCAACAGCGTAATAATGGCATCATTTATTTTTTCTCTCTGTTCAATATAAAAATTACTTAAGTTCAATTTCAAGCACCCCTTATTATCGGAAAAAAGTCTTTATTATATTTTATATGAATTGCAGAAATAATTAAATAGATTTTTAAAATAATTATAAAACGTCAAATCTTCTCATGTTCAAGAAGATTTGACGTTACATTTTTCCTGAGCGTATTATAAAGAATATTAATACTAATCCCATAAGACCGGCCCCTAAGTAACCAATCAACCCTATGGCAGACACACCATAAATACTTGGACCGGCTTCGGCTACGATAACAATTGATGAGGCCATTATTAAAGATGAGGTTATCAAGCCCAGAACTATTCTATTACCCGTTTTACTTATTTCTTTAATTCCCCGCTCTAGGTTTGTATGTTCCATTTGCACCTTTATTTCATTGCGGGAAAGTTTGTTAAGCACTTCCAGAAAAGTTTGAGGAATCTTTAAACCAGCAGATGCTGTATCATAAATTCCCTTCAACTGCCTTAACGCTTCTTTTTTGATGTTCTCCGGCTTTAACATTTGCTCTCTGACATAAGGGGCCATTAACTCTATTGCATTAAAGTTAGGGGTAAGTTCTGAAATAACTCCTTCAAGGGTAAGCATTGCTTTAGCTAAAAGTGCTACATTTTTGGGGATTGCTATATTGTTTTTTAAACATACATCAAAGCTATCTTGGATTGCCTTAACCACATCTATATCATGTAAAGGTTGGTCTAAGTAGCTATCATGAATAACTTGAACATCACTGGCTAGTTTATTTTTGTTAATAGAACCTTTTATCACTCCCACTCTTATGATACTTTTAACAACTTTGTCTATATCTTTTGAAACTATAGAATGGAGTAGTTGGTTAAATCCTTCACGTTGCTCTTTTGGAATTGATCCCATAGCTCCAAAATCGATAAAAGCTATTTTGTTTTCGGAAATTATTATGTTGCCGGGGTGAGGGTCTCCATGAAAAAAGCCTTCTTCCAATACTTGATGGGCAAAATTATAAACCAGCTTTTCTATTATATCGTCTATATAGTATCCTTTTTCTTTTAATAATTTAGTATCGCTCAGTTTTATTCCATCGATATATTCCATTACCACAAGGTTTTTTGTAGTATACTTCGGATAAACTTTAGGAGCTTTTATAAATTTAAATCCTTTGTTGTTTTTTCTAAACTTTTCAATATTTCTTGCTTCATTTTCAAAATCTAGTTCTTTTAAAATATGCTCCCATAACTCTTCTATTATCTCATCGGCTTTAATCACTTCTGTCCTGACTAAATTAGGAATAATTTGAATAAATAGGGTGAATCTTTTAAGTAAATGTAAATCCTGTGCTAATGTTTTTTCTATTTTAGGTCTTTTTAGTTTAAGAACTACCTTTTCACCTGATTTTAATCTAGCAGTGTGAACTTGAGCAATTGACGCTGAGGCTATAGGCTTAAGATCAAAATCACTAAACTCTTTATTTACATCTATTTTTAATTCTTTTTCGATTATTGTTTTAACTTGTTCCTCATCTAGCCTTTTAGCATTATCCTGAAGTTTTTGAAATTCTGCTATATATTCAGGGGATAAAATATCTGGCCTTGTTGACAGGATTTGGCCTACTTTTATAAAGGTCGGTCCTAACTCCTCAAAAGCTTTTCTAATTTGGCTGGGGTTTGCTCCGCCATCTTTGATACCATGTTTTATAAATACCGATACTATTTGCTGAAACCGCTGTCTGTTAGTTTTAGTTTTCATAGTTTAGAAGATACCTTTATGATAAGGTATCTTCTTCCTCCTCTAACCGTTCAATTCGAGTTTTTAATTGGTCAATATCTTCTTTTGTTGCTAAGTTAAACTTTTCAATAAGGCCTTTGACGGTATTTAGTTCTGCAAACTCTTGAGAAGTTTGGTCTGCTTTTTCAGTAAATTTATTTTTCAATTCTTGGTTTAACTCTTTGCCTTGCTGCACTGTTATTTCACCTTTATCTACCATTTCTTCAACTAAATCCGTTGCTTTCTCATAAGTGAAAGTTGCAGTTCCTAGCCCAGCTAAAAGTATTTTTTTCAATGTACCCATCTTTTTAACCCCCTTTTTAACTTTATTTATTTTGCATGATTATATAACTTAAGGCTATAAATGTCAAATTGCTCTAAAATAACTTATTTTTATCATCTTTACTTATAATATACATTTTTATATATAAAATATACATTAGACTTAAGCAAAGCCCATTGCCAGAGGCAATGGGCTATTAGCTTATGCTATCTATTTTTGGTTAGCTAGGTTTAGATAGCGTTGATACCTTTCTTTAGCTTCCTCCTCAGATTGAGCAAACAACTCTTCTGCTGTTTCTGGGTTGGTCTTAAGAAGGGCATTATATCTTACTTCACTTAGCAAGAAGTCTCTAAATGGTTTGGTTGGTTCCTTAGAGTCCATAACAAATGGATTTTTACCTTCTTTTTTAAGTTCAGGGTTAAACCTGTACATGTGCCAGTAACCCGCTTCCACTGCTTCTTTTTGTTGGTTTTGAGTACGTCCCATTCCTTCTTTAATACCGTGTGCAATACATGGTGCATATGCAATAACGATAGAAGGTCCTTTGTAGCTTTCAGCTTCTTTAATAGCTTTAAGGAATTGGTTTTTGTCTGCTCCCATAGCTACTTGGGCTACATAAACATATCCATAGTTTATTGCCATTGCTCCTAGGTCTTTTTTGCTTGTTTTCTTACCTGAAGCAGCAAATTTAGCGATAGCCGCTGTTGGAGATGCTTTAGATGATTGGCCACCAGTGTTAGAGTAAACTTCGGTGTCTACAACCAAAATATTTACATCTTCACCAGAAGCTATTACATGGTCTAAACCGCCGTAGCCAATATCATATGCCCAGCCGTCTCCTCCAATAATCCACTGAGATTGCTTGATTAGGAAGTCTTTTTTGTCAATTATTTGTTTTACTAGTTTATTATCAGCTTCTTTTTCAAGAAGTGGTAGTAGGTTTAAAGTAGCTTCTTTAGAGGCTTTGCCGTCATCTTTGTTTTCAATCCAAGTAGTGAAAGCATCTTTAAGCTCTGTAGAAATGCCAGATTCCATAGCTTCTTCCATTAAATCTTTAATTTTGCTTCTTATTTGAAGGGAAGCTAGTGCCATACCATAGCCGTACTCTGCATTGTCTTCAAACAGAGAGTTTGCCCAAGCTGGTCCTTTACCTTCAGAGTTTGTGCAATATGGCGTCGATGGCGCACTACCACCCCAGATAGATGTACATCCAGTAGCGTTGGCAATCATCATTCTATCGCCAAATAGCTGAGTAATGGTGTTAATATATGGAGTTTCTCCACAGCCTGCACATGCCCCTGAAAACTCAAGTAAAGGTTGCACAAACTGACTACCTTTTAATGTTTCAATGTTTGTACGGTCTGATTTGTCTGTTAAAGTAACAGCAAATTCCCAATTATCTTTCTCTGAAATTTGGGTTTCAAGTGGCTCCATAGTGATTGCCTTTTTCTTAGCAGGACAAACATCTACACAATTTCCACAACCAGTACAGTCTAAAGGAGTTACTTGTAGACGATACTTTAATCCTTTAAAATCTTTGCCCATCGCAGGCTTCATTTCAAAAGAAGCAGGGGCTTTCTTTTCTTCATCTTCGTCAATTAAAAACGGACGTATTGCTGAATGTGGGCAAACATAGGAGCACTGGTTACATTGAATACAGTTATCCATATGCCAGCAAGGAACATCAACAGCGATACCACGTTTTTCATATTTAGAAGAACCCTGCATTAGCGTACCATCTTCAGCTCCTACAAAGGTGCTAACTGGCAAACTATCTCCTTCTTGAGCGTTAACCGGGATAAGAATGTTTTTGATAAAGTCTGGAACATCTTGCTCTTCTTTCTCTTCATCTTTAGCATCCTTCCAACTAGCTGGAACGTCAATAGAAACAAGAGCTCCGATACCTTCATCCACAGCTTTGTTGTTCATCTCAACAATTTTTTCCCCTTTAGAGCCGTAGCTAGCTTTTATTGCATCTTTAAGATATTTTGTGGCATCATCAACAGAGATTATATCTGCTAACTTGAAGAATGCAGACTGCATAACCATATTTATTCTGTTGCCTAACCCAATATTGCCAGCAATGTCATATGCGTTTAAGGTATAGAACTTGATATCATTTTCAGCAATATAGCGTTTCATGTGAGCTGGCAGTTTTTCATCAAGCTCTTCTGGACTCCACAGACAGTTTAATAAGAAGATTCCACCTGGTTTTAGACCTTTAAGCACGTCATATTTATCAACGTAGGCTTGGTTATGACAGGCTATAAAGTCAGCTTGATCAATCAAATAGGTAGATTTAATAGGCTCTTTTCCAAAACGAAGATGTGATATAGTTACCCCACCAGATTTTTTGGAATCATAAGAGAAGTATCCTTGAGCATACATGTCGGTATGATCTCCGATAATTTTAATAGCAGATTTATTAGCACCTACTGTACCATCTGAGCCAAGCCCCCAGAATTTACATCTAACGGTCCCTTCAGGAACTGTGTTAATTTTGTCTTTTACTTCTAAAGAAGTGTTAGTTACATCATCTATGATACCAACAGTAAATCTATTTTTATGCTCATCTTTAAGGTTGTCAAATACAGCCTTAATTTGAGATGGTGTAGTATCTTTGGAACCAAGGCCGTAGCGACCTCCAATTACCACAGGTGCTTCTTTGTTTTCAAAGAATAGTGTGCGGATATCTTGATAAAGTGGCTCGCCAATTGCTCCTGGCTCTTTAGTTCTATCTAAAACACAGATTTTCTTAACTGTCTTTGGAAGAACATTAAAGAAATATTTTGGAGAAAATGGTCTGTATAAATGAACTTTGATAAGTCCAACTTTTTCACCTTTAGAGTTTAGGTAGTCAACAGTTTCTTCTGCAGTTTGAGTAACAGAACCCATTGCTACAATAACTCTTTCTGCATCTTCAGCACCGTAGTATGTGAAAGGCTTGTATTCCCGACCAGTTAACTTAGATATTTCTTGCATGTATTCATTAACTGTATCGTCAACTTCATCATAGAACCTGTTAGCAGCTTCCTTAGCTTGGAAGAAAATATCAGGGTTTTGTGCACTTCCTCTTAGCACTGGTCTTTCAGGGTTCAATGCTCTATCTCTAAAAGCTTTTAAAGCATCATAATCTACTAATTTAGAGAAATCTTCATAGTCAATCACTTCAATTTTTTGCATTTCATGAGATGTTCTGAACCCATCAAAGAAATGAACAAAAGGAATTCTTGATTTTATAGAAGATAGATGTGCTACACCCGCTAAATCCATTACTTCCTGAACACTTCCAGAAGCTAGCATTGCAAAACCAGTTTGTCTTGTAGCCATAACGTCTGAGTGATCACCAAAAATAGATAGGGCATGACCAGCAACCGCTCTAGCACTTACATGGAAAACAGTCGGCAAAAGCTCGCCAGCAATTTTGTACATGTTAGGGATCATAAGCAATAAACCTTGGGAGGCAGTAAAGGTAGTTGTCAAAGCACCACCCTGTAATGAACCATGTACTGCACCAGCAGCACCTGCCTCTGATTGTAACTCACTTACTCTTACTGTTTGACCGAAAATGTTTTTACGACCTTCTGCACTCCAAGCATCAACTTTTTCTGCCATGTCTGATGATGGAGTAATTGGATAAATAGCAGCTACATCTGTAAAAGCATATGAAACATAAGAAGCAGCTGTATTTCCATCCATGGTCTGCATTTTTTTAGACATTTTCAAAAACCCCCTTTTGTATTATTTAAATATATAACAGGCTTTGCATAATAACTAAAAACAGAGCAAAACTTTTTAGAATAAACATATTATTCTGCACTGTTATAGTATAGCAAATTGCCTTTATATCGTTTTGTAGGCCATTTTAAT
This genomic interval from Proteinivorax tanatarense contains the following:
- a CDS encoding TasA family protein, translating into MSYTISATNQNNQVGAGNVSLIVTEENIFDVLDMVPGQEETGQITVTNDGEVNVNYFIFADWKPANEETSTVQAQILADRLQVRIEDDEQNELYDGSLSGLSEVEGTEALGLEDPDDSDELTFTITLPEDVGNVVQNINITVDLVFVGEAVEEEND
- a CDS encoding phasin family protein, which produces MGTLKKILLAGLGTATFTYEKATDLVEEMVDKGEITVQQGKELNQELKNKFTEKADQTSQEFAELNTVKGLIEKFNLATKEDIDQLKTRIERLEEEEDTLS
- the nagB gene encoding glucosamine-6-phosphate deaminase, encoding MRIIIEKDYESLSKKASLLVASQILLKPDSVLGLATGSTPLGMYKNLIEMYKRNEVDFSKVTTFNLDEYYGLSPDHPQSYNSYMKNNFFDHINIPPFKCHLPKGNAKNVVTECYTYEDKISKCGGIDFQVLGIGENGHIGFNEPDDSLNVLTNLVDLRSQTIEANSRFFESSCQVPKQAISIGIATIMKAKKILLLASGENKAEAIAQMTSGHVTTKVPASLLQTHQDLILLVDEQAGKLLK
- a CDS encoding ABC1 kinase family protein, with protein sequence MKTKTNRQRFQQIVSVFIKHGIKDGGANPSQIRKAFEELGPTFIKVGQILSTRPDILSPEYIAEFQKLQDNAKRLDEEQVKTIIEKELKIDVNKEFSDFDLKPIASASIAQVHTARLKSGEKVVLKLKRPKIEKTLAQDLHLLKRFTLFIQIIPNLVRTEVIKADEIIEELWEHILKELDFENEARNIEKFRKNNKGFKFIKAPKVYPKYTTKNLVVMEYIDGIKLSDTKLLKEKGYYIDDIIEKLVYNFAHQVLEEGFFHGDPHPGNIIISENKIAFIDFGAMGSIPKEQREGFNQLLHSIVSKDIDKVVKSIIRVGVIKGSINKNKLASDVQVIHDSYLDQPLHDIDVVKAIQDSFDVCLKNNIAIPKNVALLAKAMLTLEGVISELTPNFNAIELMAPYVREQMLKPENIKKEALRQLKGIYDTASAGLKIPQTFLEVLNKLSRNEIKVQMEHTNLERGIKEISKTGNRIVLGLITSSLIMASSIVIVAEAGPSIYGVSAIGLIGYLGAGLMGLVLIFFIIRSGKM
- a CDS encoding ABC transporter ATP-binding protein — encoded protein: MLKVSNLHKSYGSIVAVDGIDFEIKSGEILGFLGPNGAGKTTTIKVCSGMLIPTQGSVTLCDYDIIKEPTEAKRQLGYVPDDPFLYEKLTGRQFLEFVGEVYNLSPKQRQQRIEKMLLDFELEEKADELIETYSRGMRRKIALIAGIIHNPNILLLDEPTLGLDAVSAKKAKDIIKHMAYKENTAVLLTTHIMEIAEQICDRIAVISKGKLVAIGTLEELQQKAKTKATLEEVFVNITQQEAGKKVGE
- a CDS encoding GGDEF domain-containing response regulator, with product MNLSNFYIEQREKINDAIITLLEYRVNQTPKSRKKLENFFDILSIESEKLQLNELTQLAHSCKKWLKADKCSWSEKHYSYSLLLLGMAKLYTKINDLLEKEKNSLNQEYTRFTYTGNILILDKDVVTLDTLDTLFNQEGYKVNIASTTEKALDVINNQNIDIVIAETEIRGNNNLELVDEIEKNSPYTSIILMSKEENLEKKVIALQKGVEDLLIKPIKDIELKARTEQILKKKEHHQKDVNTDALTGAYTKRYFNMFSKELNAFSLAFIDLDDFKTINDTYGHLTGDKVLTKFCQLISENIRSEDKLFRFGGDEFVLAFPNTSKENAYKIIKKIKDVVSQNKIQCEEEENISIEVKFSCGISEKNGENHALEDVINDADKALYTVKNSSKNNISLYTETIASHKKKSALLVLKDPILEKLLENRLKNLKLSVNHADNVCQASHLLKNYKIDIAIVDIGFSDIEQSNVYQELSDKETKSLLLGETKDKAEIIKGLKMGIDDYIIKPFTLKELEGRIKKLI
- the nifJ gene encoding pyruvate:ferredoxin (flavodoxin) oxidoreductase, whose amino-acid sequence is MSKKMQTMDGNTAASYVSYAFTDVAAIYPITPSSDMAEKVDAWSAEGRKNIFGQTVRVSELQSEAGAAGAVHGSLQGGALTTTFTASQGLLLMIPNMYKIAGELLPTVFHVSARAVAGHALSIFGDHSDVMATRQTGFAMLASGSVQEVMDLAGVAHLSSIKSRIPFVHFFDGFRTSHEMQKIEVIDYEDFSKLVDYDALKAFRDRALNPERPVLRGSAQNPDIFFQAKEAANRFYDEVDDTVNEYMQEISKLTGREYKPFTYYGAEDAERVIVAMGSVTQTAEETVDYLNSKGEKVGLIKVHLYRPFSPKYFFNVLPKTVKKICVLDRTKEPGAIGEPLYQDIRTLFFENKEAPVVIGGRYGLGSKDTTPSQIKAVFDNLKDEHKNRFTVGIIDDVTNTSLEVKDKINTVPEGTVRCKFWGLGSDGTVGANKSAIKIIGDHTDMYAQGYFSYDSKKSGGVTISHLRFGKEPIKSTYLIDQADFIACHNQAYVDKYDVLKGLKPGGIFLLNCLWSPEELDEKLPAHMKRYIAENDIKFYTLNAYDIAGNIGLGNRINMVMQSAFFKLADIISVDDATKYLKDAIKASYGSKGEKIVEMNNKAVDEGIGALVSIDVPASWKDAKDEEKEEQDVPDFIKNILIPVNAQEGDSLPVSTFVGAEDGTLMQGSSKYEKRGIAVDVPCWHMDNCIQCNQCSYVCPHSAIRPFLIDEDEEKKAPASFEMKPAMGKDFKGLKYRLQVTPLDCTGCGNCVDVCPAKKKAITMEPLETQISEKDNWEFAVTLTDKSDRTNIETLKGSQFVQPLLEFSGACAGCGETPYINTITQLFGDRMMIANATGCTSIWGGSAPSTPYCTNSEGKGPAWANSLFEDNAEYGYGMALASLQIRSKIKDLMEEAMESGISTELKDAFTTWIENKDDGKASKEATLNLLPLLEKEADNKLVKQIIDKKDFLIKQSQWIIGGDGWAYDIGYGGLDHVIASGEDVNILVVDTEVYSNTGGQSSKASPTAAIAKFAASGKKTSKKDLGAMAINYGYVYVAQVAMGADKNQFLKAIKEAESYKGPSIVIAYAPCIAHGIKEGMGRTQNQQKEAVEAGYWHMYRFNPELKKEGKNPFVMDSKEPTKPFRDFLLSEVRYNALLKTNPETAEELFAQSEEEAKERYQRYLNLANQK